Sequence from the Trichomycterus rosablanca isolate fTriRos1 chromosome 10, fTriRos1.hap1, whole genome shotgun sequence genome:
gccaggtcactacgtgatgctggtggaggaaaacgtttcctgactcgcttctccaaaacaccccaaagtggctcaataatatttagatctggtgactgtgcaggccatgggagatgttcaacttcactttcatgttcatcaaaccaatctttcaccagtcttgctgtgtgtattggtgcattgtcatcctgatacacggcaccgccattggatgcacatggtcctccagaatggttcggtagtccttggcagtgacgcgcccatctagcacaagtattgggccaagggaatgccatgatatggcagcccaaaccatcactgatccacccccatgcttcactctgggcatgcaacagtctgggtggtacgcttctttggggcttctccacaccgtaactctcccggatgtggggaaaacagtaaaggtggactcatcagagaacaatacatgtttcacattgtccacagcccaagatttgcgctccttgcaccattgaaaccgacgtttggcattggcacgagtgaccaaaggtttggctatagcagcccggccgtgtatatcgaccctgtggagctcccgacggacagttctggtggaaacaggagagttgaggtgcacatttaattctgccgtgatttgggcagccgtggttttatgttttttggatacaatccgggttagcacccgaacatccctttcagacagcttcctcttgcgtccacagttaatcctgttggatgtggtttgtccttcttggtggtatgctgacattaccctggataccgtggctcttgatacatcacaaagacttgctgtcttggtcacagatgcgccagcaagacgtgcaccaacaatttgtcctcttttgaactctggtatgtcacccataatgttgtgtgcattgcaatattttgagcaaaactgtgctcttaccctgctaattgaaccttcacactctgctcttactggtgcaatgtgcaattaatgaagattggccaccagactggtccaatttagccatgaaacctcccacactaaaatgacaggtgtttcagttattttgtccaacccctgtatatatatatatatatatatatatatatatatatatatatatatatatatatatatgtgtgtgtgtgtgtatatatatatgtgtgtgtgtatatatacatgtacatactgtatgtgtagatatagatatatttttTGTCTCTATCTTTTACATTTCACACCAGTTGGTTTCAGATCCTCTTACAAAGTGTAATACAAGACAAGAGAACATGACAAAGAGAAACACAACACACTTCTTTAAACTATTTTCATTGAAGAACAAAAACTATGCAACACCTATTTCTATATAATAATTATGTATTATGCAAAACCAAAAAAGGTTTTTTTCTTGTGACTGAATTTTTGTCCAGTACAAACGAGTGAATGAAATTTCCTTTCTTAAAATACGACAGTTTCATGTGTCAAAGAAACCTAGACAGCTCTTCCAGTATGTGGTTGTGTTTACCCCAAATAGCTGCTTTTAACAGACATCAGCAAGCATTTGGTAAAACCCTGGTTAGTTCACTGCGGTAAGTAGAGCGGAATGTAGTGACGTAAAAACAGTGtgaattttattaatgttaattttaTTTGGCACATCCTGTAGTGTCTCAATactttagaaaactacaaaacTGGTGTAAAATAGAGCAACCTGGTAAACCACTCTGAAGCTGCATGTGTAAATAACACACGCCGGTTCGTTTCGGTAGAGCTGACCTGGTATGTTCACACGGCTTTGCTTAATTTCCTTTTCACTTGATAGATCtggatataaataaaaaaagctctaTGACACAGAAAGCAAAACCTGTCGCACTTCTTCATATGGAATGACTTTGCTGTAACACTTCTCTCTGTTTACGTTTCAGTTATATGCGGACTTTGTTCCAAAAACAGCAGGTTGGTGAAACTTTTAATCTATTTGTTTAGTCATGTAGGGTGGGGTGTTATGACCATGTGTCAGTATTGTGATAGATTACGATGATGTCCGTAACAGTATTCACACCCCAGAGTATTTGTCTTTCAACGATTGCTGGACTCAAAATAAACAACTTTAGCTTTGATCTTATGCATCACGGTACCTTCCCAACTTACTCAATTCGTTGACGGTCAACAAATTGCTGGTCGGATGTTTTCATtactttacaaaaaataaacagcGTCTCTCTTTGTGAAGTCGATTATTACGGTACATACTGTCTACTGAACAATCGAACTGTAGTAAAAGCATTCAAGACAAGTCATGTGGAAAATCTACTGTATATGGAACACACCTCAGAGCTCAATTTAGTTCTGCAGCAAGTGCTTGCGGAAATGTGAAGCTACAGCCACAACACTAGGTCAGGCCACAACTCCAAGCCTAGAATGGCCGCCGTGACACTTAATGTAGAGGGATGCTGTGCCTGAGAGAGAGCTGGACAGTGCAGTGAGAGAAACTGAAGAGTGAAGggtgtgataataataatgtataataatttcTGCTTGTGTGTAGAGAACTTCCGAGCTCTGTGTACAGGAGAACACGGCTATGGATATAAAGGATCAATCTTCCACAGAGTCATTCCACAGTTTATGTGtcaggtaaaaacacacacacacacacactcctgataCACACTAATAGGCCTTTCCTGTTACAGCATGTTCTTGTGTTTTTGTAGTCAAAGCCAGGCTCATAAAGACTTGGTTTGTCTGGTCCACAGCTCTGACACCTACCTTTAATGTTTTTTGGAATtaattggaacatcaactgcTATACAGACTGACTTAAGTTACTCCATATTAATGCGAACAAGCTCAAAGcccggtgtccacatacatctgTGCTTTACATTCAGTCGTACATGATACAACCTGCTGACTGTCTTTATACTGAAGGAAGTGAAAGTCTAGCACGGCTAGTCTAACTTTTGTCTTGCGTACACACACTTCCTGTTGTTTaggcacacacgcacacacacacacgcacgagACGACTGAATGGCTGCTAGTTTAGCAGTGTTTCTGATATTTGTACAGGCAAATTAGCAACTGTTCGCCCTTGGGCTGACCTCACGTTCACTTCTAATGAAGCACGTAGACGCCTCATGGGGCGAACACAGGCGTCCGGAGTCAAGTACTGCACAGTTTAGCATTCTACCTCATTGAACTCATCAGCCAAATAAGAAAGGCCTCCACAAGGACTCATTTTAGGGCAACGACCCTGCAGGAACTGAGAATAAAACCACTGGCCTGAAGGCTGCTTTATATCAGCGTTTATACAGACATACAAAGCCTTCAGATAGTCcagaatatacagtatgtcataTAAGGTGTCGAGGCAGTTCGGAGAAGTCACACTGTGACCCGAATACACTCTAAATGAATTAGTAAAGACGAATCCTGTAACTTTATCTGTTCTATACAGCGAAGGCTTGTTTAtagatctgtgtgtgtttgtgtgggcagGGAGGTGATTTTACCCACCACAATGGTACAGGAGGAAAGTCCATCTACGGTCCCAGATTTTCTGATGAAAACTTTAAACTGAAGCACACTGGTCCAGGTGAGGACGCACTACACCTGTCGCCACTGCGTTATTTTAATTCATATTAAACGATTCTACATAGTCCGAAATGTACAGCTCATGAGAttcattatatttaaaattattgaatgtataaataatacaacTACAAAAGCAGAGTTTATTAAATAATCTGTTATAGTGGGAGAGCTGCTTAATGGATGCTAGAGTTTTGCTTAGTGGTTGCTAAGGTGTCGCTAGGTGGTTATGACATCCCAAGTGATTACCTGTATATTGCGAGTGTGAttaataatctagggcagatggaacGCCTTAATTTGGTATACATACacattgtacagtacaataaaattgacTCGGCCACTACAAAACCTTCATTTAGTTTCTTTTGAGGTTGCAGAAATGATTCAAATCCCAATAATGCCATTAATTCTATTTCCTTccgagtgtatgtaaacttctaaCCTGAGCTGTATTACCATGTTTTagatgtgttgtgtgttttgtgttgtaGGTATTCTCTCCATGGCAAACGCCGGACCAAACACCAACGGCTCCCAGTTCTTCATCTGTACTGTCAAAACTGAGTGgtacgtgtttgtgtgtgtttgtgtgtgtgtgtgtgcgtgcgtgtgtgtgcgtgcgtgcgtgtgtgcgtgtgtgtgtgtgtgtacagtgataTATGATACACCTACTGCAGGCCGAGCAGGTTTATGTGGTTATGGGTCGTATCTCGGGAGTACGAACACAATCCAACAGTGTGTAAACCTGAGGGTCATCGAATCGATTTGATTCTTTATAAATGATTCAGTTCATCATAAAATCTAATTTAATCAACTCTGTTTGATTCCTAAGATGTGATTCAGTTTATCATAAACTCAGTTTGATTCTTTGGAAATGATTCTGTTCATACCATCAACTCGGTTCGATTCTTTAGAAATGATTCGGTTCTTTATAAAATCAACTCGGTTTGatttttttacaaatgattCAGTTCATCATATAAtcaacactgttttaattttttataaatgaTTCAGTTAGTCAAAATCATCTTAGTTTGATTCTTCATATGTGATTCAGATCATGATAAAATCCACTCAGTTTGATTCTTTAAAAATGATTCAGTTCATCATATAATCAACTTTGATTCCTTATTAATGATTCAGTTCATCATAAAATCAACTCGGTTTGATTCTTTAGAAATAATTCGGTTCTTTATAAAATCAACTCGGTTTGATTTTTTAGAAATGATTCAGTTCATCATATAAtcaacactgttttaattttttataaatgaTTCAGTTAGTCAAAATCATCTTAGTTTGATTCTTCATATGTGATTCAGATCATGATAAAATCCACTCAGTTTGATTCTTTAAAAATGATTCAGTTCGTCATATAATCAACTTTGATTCCTTATTAATGATTCAGTTCATCATAAAATCAACTCGGTTTGATTCTTTAGAAATGATTCGGTTCTTTATAAAAATCAACTCGGTTTGATTTTTTAGAAATGATTCAGTTCATCATATGAtcaacactgttttaattttttataaatgaTTCAGTCAAAATCATCTTAGTTTGATTCTTCATATGTGGTTCAGATCATGATAAAATCCACTCAGTTTGATTCTTTAAAAATGATTCAGTTCATCATATAATCAACTCGGTTTGATTCTTTAAAAATGATTCAGTTCATCATATAATTAACTTTGTTTGATTCCTTATTAATGATTCAGTTCATATAATCAACTCTGCTGATTCTTTATTTCGCAGTAAAAGATACTCTATAGCTCATGTGGATTTCAggggtttcagccacacccattgttaacaggtgtataaattcAGTTATCTGGAATAAATAATATGAATGAATGTGCTGAGGATGGAAGAAGGTGATCTCTTCATGATTATGTGGTGGCTACGGCTAACGTGCATTGTTTATTGTTGGTATAAATGCACTAGAAGATGAAGAAGCACTAACATAATGGTGTTCCACCCTTAATAATATCctaatgtaattaaatatgaTGTATTTATAGGTTTTACTTGTTTGCTTTGCTAAATGCACACTTTCTAAAATGTTGCTGTTCCTCTGTGATGTATACATCTGCAGGCTGGATGGGAAGCACGTGGTGTTCGGCGAGGTGAAGGAAGGCATGGAGGTCTTGAAGAAGGTGGAGGCCTTTGGTTCCCGCTCAGGAAAAACATCCAAGAGAATCGTCATCTCCGACTGTGGAGAACTTAAATAGACGACGGGACACACCCCTACAAATGATTAGCACTCACAGGGTCATTCTG
This genomic interval carries:
- the ppifb gene encoding peptidyl-prolyl cis-trans isomerase F, mitochondrial, with protein sequence MLPYNRIKLRSLAVIAHRFYCTAPPQSNNNPLVYFDIAAETQPLGRITLQLYADFVPKTAENFRALCTGEHGYGYKGSIFHRVIPQFMCQGGDFTHHNGTGGKSIYGPRFSDENFKLKHTGPGILSMANAGPNTNGSQFFICTVKTEWLDGKHVVFGEVKEGMEVLKKVEAFGSRSGKTSKRIVISDCGELK